From a single Ignavibacteria bacterium genomic region:
- a CDS encoding GNAT family N-acetyltransferase — MIRKLKPEDRDTIEEMLRRIEQFNPQEVEVAMELVDVAILRPLQEDYLIYVYELDGKVNGYHCTGRRPLTDGVFDLYWIVVDPSIQSKGIGRQLLKHAEGIVSENKGRWLLAETSSKESYLATRSFYMKNGYSVVAEIKDFYSLKDNLVIFGKYFQ; from the coding sequence ATGATACGAAAACTGAAGCCTGAGGACAGGGATACAATAGAGGAAATGCTGCGGCGTATAGAGCAGTTTAATCCGCAGGAGGTAGAAGTTGCCATGGAACTGGTGGATGTGGCTATACTGAGGCCCCTGCAGGAGGATTATCTCATTTATGTTTACGAGCTGGATGGAAAAGTAAACGGCTATCATTGCACCGGAAGAAGACCTCTAACTGATGGAGTTTTTGACCTTTACTGGATTGTGGTGGATCCATCCATCCAGTCGAAAGGAATAGGGCGTCAGCTGTTGAAGCATGCCGAGGGCATTGTTTCAGAGAACAAAGGCAGGTGGCTTCTGGCTGAGACCTCCTCAAAAGAGAGTTATCTGGCTACAAGGAGTTTTTACATGAAAAACGGCTATTCCGTTGTGGCAGAAATAAAGGATTTTTATTCGTTAAAAGATAACCTGGTAATCTTTGGTAAGTACTTTCAATAA